GGCCGTTCCGGAGTCGGCTCTTTTTTTACGTCCCGGCACGGTATTAAAAGGCCGTTATCTGATCGGCCGGGTTCTGGGGTATGGCGGTTTCGGCATTACCTATCTGGCTTATGATCTCGATCTCCACATGAAACTGGCAATCAAGGAATACCTGCCTCACCACTTGGTGACCCGCACCCTGGAGAGCGCCACCGTCTCGGTTTACAGCGGCGCTGCTAGAGACTGTTTCGCCGCGGGATTGCAAAAGTTCATCACTGAAGCCAGAATGCTGGCGAAGTTCAATGCGCATCCATGCATCGTTTCGGTGTATGGATTTTTTAAACAAAACGGCACCGCGTATATGGTCATGGAGTACGTGGAAGGCATAACCTTTCACGAGTATCTTGATCGAGCCGGCGGAAGGATCGCCTATGATGATGCCGCCGCAATCATGCTCCCGGTCATCGATGCGCTGCAGGAGGTCCACGCCGCGGGAATCCTCCACCGGGACATCAGCCCGGATAATATCTATATGACCAAGTACAATCAGATCAAGCTGCTCGACTTCGGGGCGGCCCGGTATGCCGTGGGGGAGCGGAGCAAAACGGTTTCGGTGTTGCTGAAACCCGGCTATGCGCCGCTGGAGCAGTATCAGACGCATGGCGATCAGGGCCCTTGGACCGATGTTTATGGAGTGGCGGCAACGCTCTACCGGGCAGTTTCTGGAGTGGCGCCTGTGGAAGCGCTGGCCCGGGTCGAAACGGACCCGCTGCGGCGGCCTTCGGAGTTGGGAGCGGCCATACCGCCGGAAAAGGAAGCGATCGTGATCCGGGCTTTGTCCGTCAAGGCCAAAGAGCGCTATCAAACTATGAAGGATTTCCGGGTGGCGTTATGGGGAGTGGAAGCTGCGGCAGGCGTCGACACCGCCGGCGCGGTTCAGCCAAAGCCGGAGCAGCACAGGATCTTTCTGCCGTGGAGCCGGGCAAACGAAGGACTCACGGCCGAGAAAAGCCGGCCGGCGCAGTGGAAACGACATCGCGGGTTGCTGGCCGCATCCGGTTTGTTTTTATTGCTCGCGATCATTGGGATGTTATTTAACCCGCCCTTCAAACCCATGATTCAGCCGGATAAAGCGGTGCAGTCCCAACCGCCCGCTTTCACGGCAGCCAAACCGTCCCCTCCCGTTCCGCTCCCGGAAGGATTGGGGACGGCTCCTCCGGCGACCTCCGAGCCTGTGGAAACAACCCCACCGGCCCAGACCATCTTGCCGTCTCCTCCCCAAGCCGCTTCGACCCGTTCCCTCATGATCTATGTGAGACTCGCCGGGAATGACGCGAATCCCGGGACCAGTTGGAGACTGGCCAAGCGAACGGTCGGGGCTGCGCTCGGTATCGCCAGTCCGGGCGATGCGATCTGGGTGGCTGCCGGGACCTATACCGAAAACATTGAGATCGACAAGGGAATCAAACTATTTGGAGGGTTTGCCGGGAAAGAGAACGGCTTGGAGCAACGGAACAGCGCCGTCCATCCGACAATTCTGGATGGGAATCAACGGGATAGCGTAATGAAAGTCATGCCCGGCGTAACGGATGTAAGGATCGACGGGTTTATCATCCAAAACGGAAAGGCCGAGAATGGCGGCGGAATTAGCTGCATGTCCGGCTCGGAGACGAAAATCAGCCATTCGCTTATTCGGAACAATACGGCGGGCCGGGGTGGCGGAATCAACGCCAAAAACAAAGCCATCTTGACACTGGAGAAGTGCATTGTGACCGATAATACCAGCGACGGCAACGGGGGCGGCATCTTATGTTTCGGTGATTCGCAAGCGACGTTTGCCGGGAATACCATTCGCAACAATACTTCCGACCGCGGCGGCGGGATTTACCTCGACGTGAACTCCAAGGCATCGGTGACCCAGACCATTATCGATCATAATACCGCCAGGGTCCACGGGGGCGGAATATGGTGCGGCAACCTATCGTCATTGACGGTTACCGACACCACCCTATCCGACAACCGGGCGCGTTCGAACGGCGGCGGGATTTATCTATACCGTTCCGGTGAGAGGTTTACCGGGAATATTATCCGGAATAACGCCGCAGAGTGCGGCGGCGGAATCTTCCTTGGTACCGGCTCCGACGCAACCATGGAAAAGAATATCATTGAGCGGAACACAGCCAGCCTCGAGGGAGGCGGAATCTATTCCAAACTGACTCGGCTGTCAGCCGCGGATAACACCATATCCGGTAATCAGGCGGTTTTGGGCGGCGGCGGGATTCACATCAATCAAGGTTCTTCCGAGATCATCCGCAATGTGATTCATCATAACCGGGCTGGCGGGAATGATCCGTCTGAAAATTTCGGAGGCGGCATCGAATGCCGTTCCGCTAAGAGCCTATACCTTGCGGAAAACCGGATTAACGATAATCAAGTAGACTCGGCGGGTACCGGTTATGCCGCGGGCGGCGGTATTTTTATCGATGCCACCGAATCAGCCACGATCACCAATTGCCAGTTTTATAACAATCAAGCCGTCAGCCGCGGCTCGGCCTGGCCTCACGGCGGCGCAATCGCTGTTTCCGGCAAGATCACCAGGGCCAGGATCTACAATTGCGTCGTCGCCGGCAATTCGGCGGAAAACTCTTCAAACCCGCAGGTTTCCGGGAACGGCGGCGGTATCGTCTGCAAGTCAGCGGCTACCCTCGAGGTCATCAACTCGACTCTGGTTAAAAACCGGGCAACCTTCGGCGGAGGTTTGGATATGGCGGGCGATAGCGGCCGGCTGAGCGTCGTCAATACGATTGTGGCCCATAACTCATCCGGTTTCAATGTCCACGAAAAGGCTTCCAACCTGGTAACGGCGCATCATAACTGCTATTTCTCAAACGTTCAATATGACTTTGCCAACCTTGCTTCGGGCACTGGAGACAGGAGCGCCGACCCTAAACTTATCGATTACCCTAACGCCAACTATCGCTTGGATAATGGTTCGCCTTGTATTGATGCGGGGGATGACGGAGTGGTGGGGAAGGATTGGACTGATGCGAGCGGCAGTCCCCGTCTGCTGAGAGCCCATGTCGATATCGGAGCTTTCGAGAGAAATTAGCGGGAATTTGGGAAACCATGCGGACGGTTCGAAGGTCTCAAAGATTTGAGATCTTTTTTTATGTGGGGTTCAGTCTCCTGACCTACTTTATAAAGCGTTGTGATAAACCCTGTCCGAAGGTCGGGATTTATTGCAAAAGCTCAGAAAGCAAGGGGTAAAGTCGTTTGAAAATTTGATTTCTCCGATCAAAGGCTTTATCCCATGGCCTTATAAGCGCAAGTCGTTCCATTTGTTATTTTTTTATCATCCTTTTGTCATGGTACCGGGCGTTGCCGGTGAGTAGAATGGAAATGGAAGTTTTTCTCTCCATTGTCCGGAAGAAAAAGATACCCAAAGGGAAGGTCCGCTCGATGAAGGTTTTATTAGTTGATCAGCAGGCCTTATGGATGGAAGCTATTCAAAACTTACTGACGGCTAACGGGTTTGAAGTAGTCGGAAGAGCGACAAATTATTTAGAAGCTTTCGATAAGGCGAAAACTCTCAAACCGGAAGTAATATTAATGGATGTTCAAATCGGAGAAACCAGCGGAATTGAGATGACCCGGATGATGAGGCAAAATGATCCTGAAATCAAAATCGTAATGTTCACCGAATTTCAGGATGAGATGCATCTTTTCGAGGCAATCAGAGCGGGAGCTTTCGGATATTTGTTGAAAAGCATGAAGCCGGAAAAGTTTCTGGAGTCGTTGAACGGGATCGCGCTCGGGGAGATGCCCTTCGCCTCGGGAATGGTAGCCAAGGTACTCGCGCAATTCGCCTTGCGTGAAAATGAACGGAAAAATGCTGCCGCTGTTTTTCAGGAAATTTCAGCAACGTTGACTCCGCAGCAAATTACCATATTGAAGCTGGTATCCCAAGGGCTGGTCTATAAAAAAGTCGCCCAAAAACTAGGACTTAGCGAGGCCGCCATCAAATATCATATGGGTGAGGTCAAAAGACGGCTGCAACTGAAAAACCGCAGGCAGGCGGTTGCTTATGTATCGGAACTTGAATTGGGCCATGAAATGAAAAGGAATTAACCGGTAAAATTATTTTCCAAAATCAGAGAAATGCATAGTTGCCGTGTTGTATGCTTCTTTTGTCATGGTAGCGGACGTTGCCGGCGCGTAAAGTAAAATGGAAATGGAGGTTTAATTGGATCATTCGAAAAGAAAATCGTTTGCGGGGTGACAAATTTGTCGAAAAAGTATTTATTCCGTATATTGGCATTGATGATGCCGCTGCTTTTCGTTTATCAGAATTGCAACGCCGTACCGACCGCTTCCGACGGGGAATCCCGTTATTTGAAACCGATATTTAAGAAGATCAAACTTCAGGCGGATATCGAGTATGGCAAGGTCATCAATAGCGAAGGCAAGAACCAAAAATTATTGCTTGATCTTTATGCTCCGGATAGGGACAGCGAAAAAAATCGCCCGGCGATCATGTGGATCCATGGCGGCGCTTTTTTGCCGCAGAATGATAAAACCAAAGGAAACATTGTGGCATTGGCAAAAGAATTCGCCGCCAGAGGTTACGTTTCAATCTCCATTGATTACCGGTTGCGCCAAAATCCCCATGAAGATTTTCAAGGCATGTTAAACGATACTGTCAATGATGCCATGCTGGCGCTGGAATGGATCCGAAAAAACGCCGCCGCATACGGCATCGATAAAAACCGGATCATCGTGGGCGGCACCTCTTCGGGTGGGCAAATCGCGGTAAATCTCTGTTATAAAGACCAAGACGATAACGGCCATTGGGATAAGGCCGGCATCATCGCGCTGATTGACTTATGGGGAGGCATCAATCGGGATATACTGGGCGCAATCGACAAAAATGATCCTCCGACTGTGATAGTACACGGGACGAAGGATAAACACGATTCCCTTTGAGCAAAGCGCAAGTTTGGCAGAGCAATTAAAGAATCAAGAAGTGCTATATCTCCTTTATCCGATCGCCGGGGCTGATCATAACCCGATCCATCGCCTCCATGAGATTGCCGATACCGTTTCGCAATTCTTGTATCAAGTAATCAAGGAATGAACACGATGGGTTTCTCTCGCGACAATGCTTATTCCGTCGGAGTGAACACGGGATATTTGACACTCACCGCGGGTTATCGTATGCAGCATTTCATCCTCTGCCAGTTGCAATGATGGCAATTTATGGATACCGGATTCCCGCTCAAGCTGAACCCTCTGGCAAGTTGCCGCCGGCCGGACGAGGATAAGGGATTGAAGAACATTTCAAAATCGCCGGAGGCGTTTTTTTTATTAGTGGTAAACGAGCGATAAAAAGGGTTGCTCGCGCAATTCGTATGTCCGGAAACCGTGCCCCAAGAAAAAAACGCTCAACTTTTGAGACGTCTCCGTCGAAAGTATGACTTAAGAGAATATACTGCACCATGACGAAAGATTTATGACATTTCCATTAAAATCCTTGACAGTTCCGGTGGCAACACCTAAAATATACCAATACGCTCACGAAAAGGAATCTTCCGTAAAAATTTGGTTCCATTGAGAGATTCCAATTCGGGCGGTTGATCGCGATGCGATTGTATACTGTATTCGCAACCGTTCGCCGCCATAGCAGGTAGACGCCCAGACAGTAAAGGAGCATGATGATGGGGCTTGGCAATGTGGAAAGGATGAAGCGGCTGCCGGGGTTTCTGGCGCAGTATGCCGATTTGCCCCGCGAGTTTTATGTGCTGTTTCTGGCGCGGGTGATCAACGCCGCCGGCAATTTCGTCAATCCTTTTTTGACGCTGCTTTTAACCGACAAGTTGGGCATGAGGCCGGACCAGGCCGGCTGGTATGTGATGCTGTCGATGCTGGTCCAAGCGCCGGGTGTGATCATCGGCGGGAAGCTGGCGGACCGCTGGGGCCGCAAAGCCGTGCTGGCCGGCTCCCAATTGCTGTCGGCGCTGCTCCTGTTGGCCTGCGCGTTTATTCCGAATATGCATTGGCTGCCGTGGCTGTTGATCGCCTCCAGCGCCTTTAATGGAGCGGTGCGTCCGGCCAACAGCGCCCTGGCCGCCGATCTGACCGATGTCGCCAACCGGCGGACCGCTTTTTCCTTTCTCTATCTCGGCATCAATATCGGGTCGGCCATCGGGCCGCTGGTGGCCGGCCTGTTGTTTCGGGACCATATGAAATGGCTGTTCATCGGCGACGCGCTGACCACCCTGGTGGCGATGGGATTGGTCCAGTTCATGGTGGAGGAGCGCTTTGGGCACCAGGCGGTTCCCGCGGCGGCGGCCCAGGAAGAATTGGCCCACCCCGACGAACGGCCGGAGACCGGTCCTTTCTGGCGGGTGATGGGGCGGCGGCCGTATCTGACGGCCATGCTGCTGTTACTCGGGGTGTACAGTTTTGTATACAACCACCATGCCTTCGCCTTGCCGTTGGATCTGAACCAGAAGTTCGGCTCGGCAGGCCCGGCCTACTTCGGCATTCTGGCCATGGTCAATGCGTTGGTGGTCGTCTTCTGCACCACCGCTATCGTTTGGCTGACCCGCCGGATACAAACCCTGCAGTGCGTGGCCCTGGCCGGGGTCCTGTACGGTTGCGGCTTCGGGATGTATTTATTCACCCGGACCCTGCCCTGGTTCATCGTGGCCACCATCATCTGGAGCGTCGGCGAGATCCTTGCGGCGACCAGTAATGGCGTATATATCGCCTGTCACGCGCCGATCAGCCATCGGGCGCGCTTCAATGCGCTGGAGACTTTCTCACAAGGAGTGGGAAGCTGTCTGGGGCCGGTCCTCATGGGTAAGTTCATCGCCAGCCACGGCATTGACGCGGTCTGGCCGCTCACCTTTTTCTTGGCTTGCTCGGCCGCGCTTTGCATGTCCGGTCTCGGCATCCTGGAAAAACGGCGTTGCGCGGCGGGCTGAGCGCGCCAACCACTCTTTGGCGCATGGAATATCCGGAGGTAAGAATTGCAGCGCGGGGATTCCTTTCGGTTCGCTTATCAAATGAGACATGACTGCAGGCGGGAATGATCCCACAACCGCAATCGGGAGATGAAGAGGATGGAGTATCTAACGCTAGAAAGGCTGGATCGGGCGGAGTATCTGAAGCCGTCGGCCTTCATCGATTTCCATCAGGAGCAGGTGGCGGCGGCCGCTGAACGCTTGGCCGGAGCGTCGTCGGATGAGATCGCCAAAGTCCGGGCGGCCTACGAGTTCGTCCGCGACCGGATCAGGCATTCCTTCGACTGCGATGCGGCAACCGTCACCTGCAGTGCCTCCGCGGTATTGCGGGAAGGCCACGGGATCTGTTACGCCAAGGCGCATTTGTTGGCGGCGCTGTTGCGATGGATGGGGATTCCCACCGGCTTTTGCTATCAAAGGCTATTGCTGTTCGATGACGATCCCCGGATCGTACTGCATGGCTTGAATGCGGTCTATCTATCGAGTCTGGAGCGGTGGATCCGGTTGGATGCCCGGGGCAATAAAACCGGGGTTAACGCCCAATTCGCCATCGAAAAAGAACAATTGGCCTTCCCGGTCCATCCCGAATCGGGCGAATCCGACAACCGGGTCGTATATGCCGAGCCCAACCCCAAGACGATTGCGGCGTTGCAACGCTCGCATAATCTGACGGAGCTGTTGCAAAACCTGCCGGGGGAGATTTGAGTCGGACAAGGAGCGCCGCGCTGACCAGGAGTTTCCGGCTCGAAGTTGCTTCGTAAGCGATTTGGATGTTTCGCCGGCAGAAATACGAAGTCATGAAATGATAATGCTTGATCAAAAAAACCGCCGAGGCGGTTTTTTTGATCAAATGAAGTGAAAGCAAAGGCAAGCTTAAATAAGGATATGTCGCCTTCATAACTTGTCTTTGAGAAACGTCCCCAATTGGGTATCGACATTCCGGATGTGGCCGTTTAACCATTCTACCACGGTTCGATTGGTGAGAATGATAATATTCAAACCGGGGCCTTCTTTTTCAAAGGTCGCTTTTAATTCGGCGATCTTTTTAATGAAGAAAGTATGCTGCGTCTTTTGTTCGTTGTATTTGGGAGCGGGATAGGTGTAGCGCTGCATCAGAGCCTCCTCGTCCCGAAAATGGGTAATCACGTACTCTTCTAGGAATGCCAACGCCTCGCCAATGACCTGCCTACCTTTTCCCTGATTACAGGCTTCCAACAATTGATCGATCCGGCGGTACAATTCTTTGTGCTGATCATCGATCTGCGTCACGCCCACCGCCAGATTGGGAGTCCATTGAATCGCCATGATGTCAACCTCCTTATTCCATTGGATGTTTGATATATCTAAATGAAGTATCGGCAATTTTGCGCGAAGACTAAGTACAGTTTTTGCACCGGAAACCATAACAGGTAGAGATTCCAACATTAGGCACTTTTAATGTTCAAGCTCAATGAAGGAATATTCGAAGTTGCGGAGAAATAACGTGAAACAAATTTGTAATAATTAATTTACATTATTGAAGTCGACTTACCGTTAAAAAATCCATTCACAATGAGGTTTATGCCATGGCTTTCAATAAGCTGAAGGGTTTAAGCATCTCGTGGAAGTTTACTTTGATCTACTTTGTTTTGTTGATGGTGCCCACCGTTTTTATCGGAATCAGTGAGTATCAGAATATGGTTCAATCGGCTAAGCAACAATCCGATCGGAATAGTAGCGAGCGGATCTTTCAGTTAAAGCAGAATATTTTATATACGATCAAAAATGCCGAGAATATCGCGGAAGAGATCGTCTTCAGCAGCGAATTGCAAGCCTTCTTGGACAACGATTTTTCATTCAGTCCCGCTGAAATCGACAATTTTATCTACAATTTTCAAAACAAATTGATCAATATCAAACATTTATATCCCAATAAGTTTTATAAGATCAGGGTGTTTACCAGCAATCAGTCCACCGAGGAAGCTTATGATATCCTCTATTCCCTCCGGCGAATCGCAGCCAAAGATTATTATCGCGTGCTAATGAACTCCTCGGATAAAATGATTTGGGGGGACATGAAGAAAGCGGAGGAGTTTTATGATGTGAATGCAAACATTAACCCTAAGCAGAACAAGAGCATCGTGATTCCCCTGTATGAAAGGATTACGCCAGTGATATCGAATCAATTGATCGGCGTGCTGGAAATCGATATCCTGATTGAAAAGATGTTCGGGGATCTAAATGACTTGCGCCTGGGCGAGCAGGGGTTTATTTATGTATTGGACCGGAACGGCAAGACGATCAGTCCGATTCGTAACAGCCGTTTGGCAGAGCAGATTCATTTAAAGATGTTCCCGGGTGCTAACGGCGTCAAAGAGATCCGGTTCAACAACCAACGTCATCGGGTGGAATATGAAACCATCAAGGAGACTGATTATAAAATTTTGGCGGTGGTTCCGGAAAAGGAAATATTACAAGAAGTGATCAAGCAGAAAAATATGTTAATTTATATCATTTTGGCGGGGATCAGCGCCGTTTTTTTGGTCACTTTTCTGACCACCAACTTTTTGTTTGCCCGGTTAAAAGTCCTGGTAAAAATGATGAAACGGATTCAGAGCGGCGAATTTGACGTCCGGGTTGAGGAACGGGGAAACGATGAGATCGGGGATTTGGCGCGCAGCTTCAATCAGATGGCGGAGAAGCTCGAAGAAGTGATGCTCAATCTGATCGAACAGGAAACCGCCCACCGGGATGCCGAGATCCGGGCTTTGCAATCTCAGATCAATCCGCATTTTCTCTTTAATACCCTGGAAAGTCTGCGCATGGAATGCGAACTGCGGGAAGAATACGATTTGGCGGATGTTCTCACCTCGTTAGGCAAATTATTCCGTTATAACATCAAATGGACCAATCGTCTCGTCCCTTTCAAACAAGAGATCGAACATATCCGAAATTACGTGACGGTAATGAAAGTCCGGCACCGTGAAAAATTCCAGTTTCATGAGGACATTCCAGAAGCGCTTTTAGACTATCTGGTGATTAAAATGATGTTGCAACCGCTGGTGGAAAACTGCTTTTATCATGCTTTCAAGAATTTGGAAGGGATTTGGAAGATCACCATCCATGGCCGGGTCGCGGGGGAGAATCTTTGGATTGAGATCACGGATAATGGCGTCGGAATTGAAGCGGAGCGGCTGGAACGGATCAACCGCGGATTGACCTCAGGGAATGATTCGGAGATTGATAAAAAAACCGAGGGTTTTATCGGGCTGTGGAATGTGGATAAACGGATTAAAATGCAATTTGGTATCGAATATGGCATTACATTGGAGAGTGCAATCGACCTCGGAACCAAGATTGTGATCAAGTTACCCGCTGCGCATTGAATCTATGCGAAGGAAGTGGTTTTTCATGTATAAAATTCTGATCATCGACGATGAGGAGATCATTACCAGGGGTATCAGAGCGATCATTGAACGGGGAAATATCCGCTATTCCGAGATTCGTGAGGCATCAAACGGCAGGGATGGGCTTGAAGCCATCCGCGGTTTTCAGCCGGACATTGTGATCACGGATATTCGCATGCCCTATTTGGATGGCCTGGAATTGATCTCCCAGGTCCATCAGGACGGTTGCAAACGGCCTATCTTTATCATTATCAGCGGTTATGATGATTTCAACTACGCGAAACGGGCGATCAAATACGGAGTGAAGGAGTATTTATTAAAACCGATCGTGAAAGAAGAATTCCTCCAACTGTTGCAACATATTACTCAGGAATTGGACGATAACATCCAACGGCATGAAGCGGAACTGGTGAAGAACATGCAAAGCAAGGTGGGGGTGGAACTACTCAAAGAAAAATATTTCAATTCGCTGATTCATGGTACCTATTATGATGAAAACACGGTATCCAAGCAACTGCTTCAATTGGGGGTCGACCTTTCGTCCGATCGGTTCAAGATCCTGGTGGCGGAGTACCGGCTCCAAGATCATGATTCATGGAAAGCATGGGACGAGATGGAGCGGGTGGCTCTCAAAGAAGCCGTCGATGAAGGAATTTCCGGAATCGTTAATGGGTTTTGGAGCTTTTATGACTCGGGCTTGCGTTTAGTAATTTTGTTGGGCAACCCGGAAAGCTTTTTAATTGAAGCTCACATCAAAAAGGTTACTGATCAGATTACCCGTATTTTAAACGCTCAGCTGCCCGTAGCTACTTTCTATGGAGTCGGCAACAGCGTTACGGGCCTTGTCCATATCCAAAAATCATACCATGAGGCATTACATCTGGCGCTTTATAAGATCTTTCGTGAGCCGGGCGGAATCATGTATTACAAAGATGCCGGTGAGGAGGAGGTCAAGGATTATGTGAATTCGGTCAATTATTTGAAACTCATCAGTGAAATTGAGCTTGGGATGAATAAAAATGTCGGGATGATGCTGGACGAATATTTTGAGCAATTGGCTTTCCATAAAGGTCCGATTGCCAGATTGGTGAGTTTTTACGAGGAATTCAATAAGTATATGTACGATTACTTTACCGAAAAAGGGATTGATTTTTCCATCATTTTTGAACCGGGGGAGGATGATTTTCGTGATTTAGATTCGTTTTGGGCGATTGACCAGTTAAAAACCTATTTAAAAGAGTATTTAACCAAGATCGCCGAAACCATATCCACCTACAAGAGTAACAGCCCGGACCGCAAGATTATCGAACAGATCATCCGTTATATGCGGGAGAACTTCGATAAGGAGATTAATTTAAACATTGTTGCCGACCATTTTGGTAAAAATAATAGCTATTTAAGCGTCTTATTCAAAAAGGAGACCGGCCAGAACTTTTTAGATTACCTTACGATGATTCGGATGGAAAAGGCCAAAGAGTTATTGGCGCAGCATCGGTACAAGATTCAAGAGGTTGCCGGCAGAGTCGGTTACTCCAATGCGAAGCATTTTTGCATGGTATTCAAAAAAGTGGTGGGAATCTCCCCGACCCAGTATCGCGAGGAAAGTTTTTCTTAAATATGAGCCGCCTTTCAGGCGGTTTTTTTATATTATGTCATATTTAAAAGCGTTATGATAAACCCTGTCCGAAGGCCGGGGTGAACACAAAAGCTCAGAAAAGCAAGTGATAAAGTTGTTTTTGAGTCCACTGAAAGGATGATTTCCGAATTGGAGACTTTATCACATGGCTTTTAAAAGAGCGAATGGGAGAGTGGCGGTCTAAAAAATGCAAACCAAATCTAAAAAAGCGAGACCTTTTTCTCTTTAGAGATGGCCTATAATGAACTTGTAACTGAAAGTTAAGTCGATTGTAACCGGTTCTCGCTTGAAAAACTCAAATCACCTGCGCGCGAGGGAGTGTTCTGATGAAAAAAGCGATTGCGATTCATACGGCATTATTGACAATCTTTCTGGTTACGATTGTTTCCGGGAATATTTCTTCAGCAGAGAGAAAATTCAAGATTGGGATCACCCATTATGGATTAAAAAACGAATACACCATTTTATTGAGTAAGGCGCAGCGAGAAACGGCGGCCAAATTC
This genomic window from Hydrogenispora ethanolica contains:
- a CDS encoding response regulator, whose amino-acid sequence is MYKILIIDDEEIITRGIRAIIERGNIRYSEIREASNGRDGLEAIRGFQPDIVITDIRMPYLDGLELISQVHQDGCKRPIFIIISGYDDFNYAKRAIKYGVKEYLLKPIVKEEFLQLLQHITQELDDNIQRHEAELVKNMQSKVGVELLKEKYFNSLIHGTYYDENTVSKQLLQLGVDLSSDRFKILVAEYRLQDHDSWKAWDEMERVALKEAVDEGISGIVNGFWSFYDSGLRLVILLGNPESFLIEAHIKKVTDQITRILNAQLPVATFYGVGNSVTGLVHIQKSYHEALHLALYKIFREPGGIMYYKDAGEEEVKDYVNSVNYLKLISEIELGMNKNVGMMLDEYFEQLAFHKGPIARLVSFYEEFNKYMYDYFTEKGIDFSIIFEPGEDDFRDLDSFWAIDQLKTYLKEYLTKIAETISTYKSNSPDRKIIEQIIRYMRENFDKEINLNIVADHFGKNNSYLSVLFKKETGQNFLDYLTMIRMEKAKELLAQHRYKIQEVAGRVGYSNAKHFCMVFKKVVGISPTQYREESFS